GACGCACGGCACCATAGACTCGGGCAGGCGACGAGGAGGCGGCACATGGCGGGCAAGCGGGTCACCCTTGCCGACGTGGCTCGGCGCGCGGGCCTGTCGTCGACCGCCGCCTCGATGATCCTCAACGGCCGCCCCGACACCCGCCTGTCGCAGGATGCGCACGACCGGGTCATCCGTGCTGCGGCCGAGCTCGGCTACCGCCCCAACCTCACGGCCCGCGGTCTGCGCACCGAGCGCACCGACACGATCGGGTTCATCTCCGACGTCGTCGCGACCACCCGCTTCGCGAGCGGACTCATCAAAGGCGCCCTCGACAACGCTCACGCCGCCGGCCACGTGCTGCTCGTGCTCGAGACCGCGGGCGAGCCCCAGCGCGAGGCCGAGGCCGTCGAAGCCGTGCTCGACCGGCAGGTCGACGGCGTCATCTTCGCCACCATGCGCTCGCGCGAGCTCTACGTACCCCCGGTGCCCGATCGCACGCGCGTCGTGCTGCTCAACGCGACCAACGAGCAGCACCCCGTGTCGATCCTGCCCGACGAGTATGCGGGCGGTCGGGCCGCGATCGAGCTGCTCGTACATGCCGGGCATCGGGAGGGCATCCTGCTGCTCGGCCACAACGAGCAGAAGGAGAGCGGGCTGTTCCGCTCGATGACAGTGTCCCGGCGCATCGCGGGCATTCGCGAGGTCATGGCCGAGCACGAGCTGACCTTCCTCGCCGAAGAGTCGATCTGGCTGTGGGAGCCCGACAACGGCTACACGGCCATGACCCGCCTGCTCAAGCGTCACGGTCGCGGCATCAAGGCGATCGTCGCCCTCAACGACCGGCTCGCTTTCGGGGCCTATCAAGCCCTCGCCGAGGCCGGGCTGGCGGTGCCGCACGACGTGTCGATCGTCTCGTTCGACAACGACGAGCTCGCGGCCTACATGCGCCCGGGGCTCACGACCGTCGCCCTGCCTCACGAGGCGATGGGGCGGGCGGCGGTGGATGCGGTGCTCGACCCGGAGCGCACCGGCGAGATCCTCATCCCGATGCCCGTCATCGAGCGCGACTCGATCGCGCGCGTCTCGTAGCCGCGCGCACGGCTCCGGCACAACGTTTGAGTGCGTTCGTCGCACTATCGGCGAAACGTTCGGCGCACAATGCGACGAACGAGCTGATTCGCTGCCGCGGCGCGCGTGCACGAGTACCCCGGGTGGGGGTCGAACCCCGCGACGCATCGCGTCGCGCGTGCACGAGTACCCCGACAGGGACTCGAACCCTGACTGAAGCGATTTTAAGTCGCCTGCCTCTGCCATTGGGCTACCGGGGCGTGCCGCCAGCCTAGAACGCGCGAAACCCCGGTCGCGCGCGGCGACCGGGGTTTCGCGTGCGGCTGCTAGACCTTGGGCCGCGAGGCGAACTCCTGGAAGTAGGCCTGGGGCGTCTCGCGCGCCGAGAGGCTCACGTTGTCGCGACCGAGGAAGAAGTGGCCGACCCAGCCGCCGACCACGCGCAGCTTGCGCTCCCACATGGGGATCGCGAGGCCGTGGTAGCCGCGGTGCATGAACCAGGCGATGAGGCCGGTGACGGCGAACGTGCCCGACTGGAAGGCGCCGTAGCCGAGGCCGAGGCCCGCGACCGCGCCGAGGTTCTTGTGCACGTACTGCTTCGGCTCCTCGCCGCGCAGAGCCGCCGCGAGGTTCTTGGCGAGCACCTTGCCCTGGCGCACGGCGTGCTGGGCGTTGGGAACGCAGAAGCCACCCACGCCACCGCCCGTGAGGTCGGGCACCGCGGCGACGTCGCCGGCCGTCCAGGCACCCTCGACGACCTGCCCCTGCTCGTCGACGACGCGCAGCTCGGCCTGGGCGCGCAGACGCCCGCGCTCTTCGACCGGCAGGTCGGTGAAGCGCACGACGGGGTTGGCCATGACGCCGGCCGTCCAGATGACGAGGTCGCTCTCGAAGCTCTCGCCCGTCGACAGCTCGATGACCCCGCCGACGGCGCTCGTCAGTTGGGTGTCGAGGTGCACGGTCGCGGCGCGCTGGGCGAGGTTCTTGAGCACCCAGTGGCTGGTCTTGAGCGAGACTTCGGGCATGATGCGCCCCATCGCCTCGATGAGGTGGAAGTGCGTGTCGTCGATCGTGAGGCCCGGGTACTCGCGCAGCAGGGCGCTCGCGAGGCTGCGCAGCTCGGCGAAGGTCTCGATGCCCGCGAAGCCGCCGCCGACGACGACGACCGTGAGCAGTCGGTCGCGCTCGGGGCCCGCGGGCAGGAGGGCGGCGCGGTGGAAGTTGTCGATGAGGCGGTCGCGCACGGCGACGGCCTCTTCGATCGACTTCATGCCGATCGCGACGTCGGCGACGCCGGGGATCGGGAAGGTGCGCGAGACCGAGCCGGCGGTGACGACGACGTGGTCGTAGTCGAGCTGGTAGGGCTCGCCGACCTCGGGCGTGATCGTGGCGGTCTTCGAGGCGTGGTCGATGCCCGTCACCTTCGCCGTGATGACGGTCGTGCGCGTCAGGTGGCGACGGTGCGAGACCACGGAGTGGCGGGGCTCGATCGAGCCGGCGGCGACCTCGGGCAGGAAGGGCTGGTAGGTCATGTAGGGCAGCGGGTCGACCATGACGACCTCGGCTTCGCCCCGCCGAAGGTGCTTCTCGAGCTTCAGAGCGGTGTAGAAGCCGGCATAGCCGCCACCGACGATCAGGATTCTGGGCACGGAAAAGCTCTCCTCGGTGGTAAGGGGGGACTCGGTTAATCTACTCCGAACCGGTGCGGGTCACGAACCGCACCACGGCGGCCGCCGCGAGGGTGGCGAGGGCCGTCATCGTGCCGACGAGCACCATGAGGGCCGGGATGACCGCCTCGAGCGGGCCGAGCGCCGAGCCGGGCATCCCGAACCCCGTCGCGATCGCCTTGCCGACCGCCGGCCGCGGCGCCGGCAGCGCGCTCTCGAGGGCCGGCACCTCGGCTCGCCGGTGCACCGTGATCCACTCGCTCAGCGAGCCCAGCGGATTGCCCGTCACCGCGGGCACCGACGCCCGCACCGCGGCGGCCGCGTCGACGAGCCCGTAGCCGTAGAGCGGGTCGGGAACGGTGCCGGTGGCGGGACGGGCGGTGGCGATGATGCGGTTGACGACGTTCGCGGCGTCGAGCTCGGGGTGGGCGGCGCGCACGAGGGCGGCGATGCCCGCGACGATGGGGGTCGCGCCGCTCGTTCCCTGCCATGAGGAGTGCCCGCCGCCGGGGACGGCTCCGACGAGGTTCTCGCTCGGCGCCATCACGCCGATCGTGATGCCCTGCGAGGAGGCGTTGTCGCTCGCGCGGCCCGCGCGGTCGACGCCGCCGACGGCGAGCACGCCCGGCATGGTGGCGGGCGCGGAGACCTGCTCGGTGCCGCTTCCGCGGTTGCCGGCGGCGGCGATGACGACGACGTCGTTCTCTTCCGCGTGCAGGAAGGCGGTGTCCCACGACTCGGGCCAGTCGATGCGGTTGCGCGTGAGCGAGAGCGAGATGATGTCGGCCCCGTTGTCGACCGCCCAGCGCACGGCCTCGGCGATCTGGTCGTCGCCGCTGCGCTCACCGGGCCCGAAGACGAGCGAGATGGTGAGGATCGACGCCGCGGGGGCCGCGCCGATGACCCCGGAGCCCGGCCCGCTCCCCCGCCCGGCGGCGAGCGAGGCGACCATGGTGGCGTGAGTGCTGCTGCGTCCGGCGCCGAGGGGGCGCGTGCCGTCGGCGGCACCGCGGCCCGACACGTCGGTGCCGCCGATCACGGCACCCGCGAGATCGGGGTGCCCCGCATCCACCCCCGAATCGATGATGGCGATGACGACGCCCTCGCCGCGCGTGACGCCCCAGGCCTCGCGGATTCCGTATTCGTCGAGCCAGTACTGCTGGTCGCGCACGGCATCGGCGCGCGCGGCCGGCGCGTGCACGGGGGCGGCGGCGGGCGCGACGACCGCGACGAGCATCCCCGCCGCGAGCAGCGGGGCGGCCAGGGCGCGGGTCAGGAGCCGCGTTGATCGGGCGCGCACGCGCACACCTCGGGGCTCCAGCCGCACTCGGCGAGAGTGCGATCGCCGATCGGGTTGACGCCCGGCCCGGCGGCGAGCGCGTGGCCGAGCAGGGCGTGCAGGCACTTCACGCGCGAGGGCATGCCGCCGGCCGAGTAGCCCTCGATCTCGTCGACGGTCAGGATGCTCGCACGGTCGGCGAGGTACGCCTCGTGCGCGGCGCGATACTGCCCCGCGAGGGCCTCGTCGGCCTCGAGCTCGGCCGCGTACTGGGCCATGCGTCCGTTCGCCTCGAGCTGCGAGGCCGCGATCGTGGCGGCGGGATGCGTCAAGTAGTAGAGGGTCGGGAAGGGCGTGCCCGACGTCAGGCGCGGCCGGGTGGCGACCACGGTCGGCGCGCCGCAGACGCAGCGCGCCGGGATGCCGATGACGTCGCGGGCGGGGCGGCCGAGCTGGGCGCTGACGATCTCGACGTCGCGCTCGGTGAACGGCGCGAAGGGCGGGCGGGTCACTCCGCTCCCCCGAACTCGGGTGAGACCAGCTGGTCGGCGGGCAGATCGGTGAGGCCCGCGGTGACGATGGAGGAGAGCAGGGCGCGGGTCCAGTCGATGCGCGTGGACTGGATCTCGTCGCTCACGGGCTGCGCCGCGTCGTTCTCGACCGTGAGGCCGTCGTCGATGACGAGGAAGGTGATGTCGCCCGGGTAGACGTAGAGCAGCCGGTCGCGTGCTTGCGCCTCGATGTAGGCCGGGTCTTGCCAGCGGTCGATGTCGGTCTGCAGCTCGTCGACGACGGCCTGCTGCTCGGCGACGCGCCGCTCGAGCTCAGCGATCTCTTGCTGCTGCTCGACGAGCACCCGCAGCGAGGGAGCGAGCACGATGAGCGCCGCCACGATGAGCAGCAGCACCGCCACCGTGAAGCCCGACACTTGCAGGTTGCGGAACCACGGCGTCGCTGCGGGCGCGTCGGCGGGGATCGCCACGGGCACGGTGCGGGGTCGACGGGGCATGGGTTCAGCTTAAGCGTCGAGCCCGCCGCCCCGGGTGGGGACGGCGGGCTCGTCGCGATTCGAGTGCGGCTACGCCGTGAACCGGGGGAAGGCGGTGCGACCCGCGTAGACGGCGGCGTCGCCGAGTTCCTCCTCGATGCGCAGCAGCTGGTTGTACTTCGCGACGCGCTCGCTGCGGGCGGGGGCGCCGGTCTTGATCTGGCCGCAGTTGGTCGCGACCGCGAGGTCGGCGATCGTCGTGTCTTCGGTCTCACCCGAGCGGTGCGACAGGATCGCCGTGTAGCCGCTGCGCTGCGCGAGCGCGACGGCGTCGAGCGTCTCGGTGAGCGTGCCGATCTGGTTGACCTTGACGAGCAGCGAGTTGGCGGTGCCGCGGCCGATGCCGTCGCCCAGTCGCTTCGGGTTGGTGACGAAGAGGTCGTCGCCGACCAGCTGCACCTTCGCGCCGAGGTCGGCCGTGAGCGCGGCCCAGCCCTCCCAGTCGTCTTCCGAGAGCGGGTCTTCGATCGTCACGAGCGGGTACGCACCCACGAGGTCGGCGTAGAACGCGGCCATCGAGGCGGCGGTGTGCTCGGCGCCCTCGAAGCGGTAGACGCCGCCCTCGAAGAACTCGGTCGCGGCGACGTCGAGGCCGAGCGCGATGTCCTTCCCGGGCGTGAAGCCGACCTTCTCGATGGCGGCCATGAGGAAGTCGAGCGCAGCCTTCGTGCCGGCCAGGTCGGGGGCGAAGCCGCCCTCATCGCCGAGGCCCGTGGCGAAGCCGCCGGCCTTCAGCTCGCCCTTGAGCGCGTGGTAGGTCTCGACGCCCCAGCGCAGGCCCTCGCTATACGATTCGGCGCCAATCGGAAGGATCATGAACTCCTGCACATCGACCCCGGTGTCGGCGTGGGCGCCACCGTTGATGACGTTCATCATCGGGACGGGCAGCACGTGCGCGTTGGGTCCGCCGACGTAGCGGAAGAGGGGCAGGTCGGCCGAGTCGGCCGCGGCCTTCGCGACCGCGAGCGAGACGCCGAGAATGGCGTTGGCGCCGAGCTTCGACTTGTTGTCGGTGCCGTCGGCGGCGATGAGCTCGGCGTCGATGAGCCGCTGGTCGCTCGCATCCATGTCTTCGATCGCCGGGCCGAGCACGTCGAGCACGG
The sequence above is a segment of the Microcella humidisoli genome. Coding sequences within it:
- a CDS encoding LacI family DNA-binding transcriptional regulator, which codes for MAGKRVTLADVARRAGLSSTAASMILNGRPDTRLSQDAHDRVIRAAAELGYRPNLTARGLRTERTDTIGFISDVVATTRFASGLIKGALDNAHAAGHVLLVLETAGEPQREAEAVEAVLDRQVDGVIFATMRSRELYVPPVPDRTRVVLLNATNEQHPVSILPDEYAGGRAAIELLVHAGHREGILLLGHNEQKESGLFRSMTVSRRIAGIREVMAEHELTFLAEESIWLWEPDNGYTAMTRLLKRHGRGIKAIVALNDRLAFGAYQALAEAGLAVPHDVSIVSFDNDELAAYMRPGLTTVALPHEAMGRAAVDAVLDPERTGEILIPMPVIERDSIARVS
- a CDS encoding NAD(P)/FAD-dependent oxidoreductase codes for the protein MPRILIVGGGYAGFYTALKLEKHLRRGEAEVVMVDPLPYMTYQPFLPEVAAGSIEPRHSVVSHRRHLTRTTVITAKVTGIDHASKTATITPEVGEPYQLDYDHVVVTAGSVSRTFPIPGVADVAIGMKSIEEAVAVRDRLIDNFHRAALLPAGPERDRLLTVVVVGGGFAGIETFAELRSLASALLREYPGLTIDDTHFHLIEAMGRIMPEVSLKTSHWVLKNLAQRAATVHLDTQLTSAVGGVIELSTGESFESDLVIWTAGVMANPVVRFTDLPVEERGRLRAQAELRVVDEQGQVVEGAWTAGDVAAVPDLTGGGVGGFCVPNAQHAVRQGKVLAKNLAAALRGEEPKQYVHKNLGAVAGLGLGYGAFQSGTFAVTGLIAWFMHRGYHGLAIPMWERKLRVVGGWVGHFFLGRDNVSLSARETPQAYFQEFASRPKV
- a CDS encoding S8 family serine peptidase, producing MRARSTRLLTRALAAPLLAAGMLVAVVAPAAAPVHAPAARADAVRDQQYWLDEYGIREAWGVTRGEGVVIAIIDSGVDAGHPDLAGAVIGGTDVSGRGAADGTRPLGAGRSSTHATMVASLAAGRGSGPGSGVIGAAPAASILTISLVFGPGERSGDDQIAEAVRWAVDNGADIISLSLTRNRIDWPESWDTAFLHAEENDVVVIAAAGNRGSGTEQVSAPATMPGVLAVGGVDRAGRASDNASSQGITIGVMAPSENLVGAVPGGGHSSWQGTSGATPIVAGIAALVRAAHPELDAANVVNRIIATARPATGTVPDPLYGYGLVDAAAAVRASVPAVTGNPLGSLSEWITVHRRAEVPALESALPAPRPAVGKAIATGFGMPGSALGPLEAVIPALMVLVGTMTALATLAAAAVVRFVTRTGSE
- a CDS encoding DUF501 domain-containing protein → MTRPPFAPFTERDVEIVSAQLGRPARDVIGIPARCVCGAPTVVATRPRLTSGTPFPTLYYLTHPAATIAASQLEANGRMAQYAAELEADEALAGQYRAAHEAYLADRASILTVDEIEGYSAGGMPSRVKCLHALLGHALAAGPGVNPIGDRTLAECGWSPEVCACAPDQRGS
- a CDS encoding FtsB family cell division protein, whose amino-acid sequence is MPRRPRTVPVAIPADAPAATPWFRNLQVSGFTVAVLLLIVAALIVLAPSLRVLVEQQQEIAELERRVAEQQAVVDELQTDIDRWQDPAYIEAQARDRLLYVYPGDITFLVIDDGLTVENDAAQPVSDEIQSTRIDWTRALLSSIVTAGLTDLPADQLVSPEFGGAE
- the eno gene encoding phosphopyruvate hydratase, with protein sequence MAAIEAVGAREILDSRGNPTVEVEVLLDDGTVSRAAVPSGASTGAFEAYELRDDDKKRYLGKGVLKAVDAVLDVLGPAIEDMDASDQRLIDAELIAADGTDNKSKLGANAILGVSLAVAKAAADSADLPLFRYVGGPNAHVLPVPMMNVINGGAHADTGVDVQEFMILPIGAESYSEGLRWGVETYHALKGELKAGGFATGLGDEGGFAPDLAGTKAALDFLMAAIEKVGFTPGKDIALGLDVAATEFFEGGVYRFEGAEHTAASMAAFYADLVGAYPLVTIEDPLSEDDWEGWAALTADLGAKVQLVGDDLFVTNPKRLGDGIGRGTANSLLVKVNQIGTLTETLDAVALAQRSGYTAILSHRSGETEDTTIADLAVATNCGQIKTGAPARSERVAKYNQLLRIEEELGDAAVYAGRTAFPRFTA